In a genomic window of Rhinopithecus roxellana isolate Shanxi Qingling chromosome 2, ASM756505v1, whole genome shotgun sequence:
- the LOC104682432 gene encoding LOW QUALITY PROTEIN: putative protein ZNF321 (The sequence of the model RefSeq protein was modified relative to this genomic sequence to represent the inferred CDS: inserted 1 base in 1 codon), translated as MQRALYREVMLGNYRNLESVGSSLKSMMEFSSTGQGNTEVFHTGTLERHENHHIGDFCFPEIEKDIHDFQFQWQEIERNGHEAPMTETKELTGSTDRHNQSHAGNKPIKDQLGLSFHLHLPELHIFQTERKIGNQVDQSINDASSASTSQIISCRLKTHISNKYGKNFLHSSLCTQXTGSTHERKTFPM; from the exons ATGCAGAGGGCTTTGTACAGGGAAGTGATGTTGGGGAACTATAGGAACCTGGAGTCTGTGGGTAGCTCTTTAAAATCCATGATGGAGTTCTCATCAACAGGGCAAGGCAATACAGAAGTGTTCCACACAGGGACATTGGAAAGACATGAAAATCATCACATTGGAGATTTTTGCTTTCCAGAAATCGAGAAAGATATTCATGACTTTCAGTTTCAGTGGCAAGAAATTGAAAGAAATGGCCATGAAGCACCCATGACAGAAACCAAAGAGTTAACTGGTAGTACAGACCGACATAATCAAAGTCATGCTGGAAACAAGCCTATTAAAGACCAGCTTGGATTAAGCTTTCATTTGCATCTGCCTGAACTGCACATATTTCAGACTGAACGGAAAATTGGTAATCAAGTGGACCAGTCTATCAATGATGCTTCCTCAGCTTCAACATCCCAAATAATTTCTTGTAGGCTCAAAACCCATATTTCTAATAAGTATGGGAAGAATTTCCTCCATTCTTCATTATGCACAC ATACAGGAAGTACACATGAGAGAAAAACCTTTCcaatgtaa